A genomic window from Gossypium hirsutum isolate 1008001.06 chromosome D12, Gossypium_hirsutum_v2.1, whole genome shotgun sequence includes:
- the LOC107947502 gene encoding 5'-3' exoribonuclease 3 — translation MFYHSIIMFPLGSKVTGFMKYFQIVFTPGQDKCFIYGQMGHIAANCEGKAKRKEGEFDEKADGKAVARKPYQFLNIWTLREYLEYEMRIPNPPFEIDLERVVDDFIFICFFVGNDFLPHMPTLEIREDAINLLMVVYKKEFRSFGGYLTDGSKPNLSRVEHFIQAVGSYEDKIFNKTAQLHQIFSSMIPKLSSKLAKCW, via the exons ATGTTTTATCATTCTATTATCATGTTCCCTCTTGGCTCAAAAGTAACAGggtttatgaaatattttcagatTGTCTTCACCCCTGGGCAAGATAAATGCTTCATATACGGTCAGATGGGCCATATAGCAGCAAATTGTGAAGGAAAGGCAAAGAGGAAGGAAGGAGAATTTGATGAGAAAGCTGATGGAAAAGCTGTGGCCAGAAAGCCATATCAA TTCTTGAACATATGGACCCTTAGGGAGTATCTGGAATATGAGATGAGAATCCCCAATCCTCCTTTTGAAATTGACTTGGAACGCGTTGTGGATGATTTTATATTCATATGCTTCTTTGTTGGCAATGATTTCTTACCTCATATGCCTACACTCGAGATTCGTGAG GATGCAATCAACTTGTTAATGGTAGTATACAAGAAGGAATTTAGATCATTTGGTGGTTATTTGACTGATGGAAGCAAG CCTAATTTGAGCAGGGTAGAGCATTTTATCCAAGCTGTGGGGTCCTATGAAgataaaatattcaacaaaacaGCACAGTTGCATCAG ATTTTCAGCAGCATGATCCCAAAGTTGTCAAGCAAATTAGCCAAATGCTGGTGA